A genomic segment from Bacillus rossius redtenbacheri isolate Brsri chromosome 5, Brsri_v3, whole genome shotgun sequence encodes:
- the LOC134532191 gene encoding vacuole membrane protein 1 isoform X4 has product MMVGPKPEKNKLVDSANGSYSLHAKSNMRRKAADMQAEQRSLVIWRRPFKTLEYALKDLFYHAKVYARKLLECRWTVGLVVMTVAVLSLASNVPGVHQRYLHEFSRLTWWYGYWVGLGVLSSVGFGTGLHTFVLYLGPHIVSVALAAQECGGLNFPEPPYPDEIVCPDVVDERWATSFWNIMAKVRWEAVAWGLGTALGELPPYFMARAARLSGQNPDNDDELREFEELQRKKDNPELMTFVDRAKLFVENVVDRVGFLGIFVCASVPNPLFDLAGITCGHFLVPFWTFFGATVLGKAVAKVHLQKVFVIMACDERIVDAFLSPMRRIPWLHDAIKRVLAKEKAKYHKTPGAEVVSQGGSIVSSLFEKIVMAMILYFLVSIINSLAQNHHKRLMKMAGKKMASD; this is encoded by the coding sequence ATGATGGTCGGTCCCAAGCCAGAAAAGAACAAACTGGTGGACTCTGCGAACGGAAGCTACTCTCTGCACGCAAAGAGCAACATGCGACGTAAGGCTGCGGATATGCAGGCAGAGCAGCGGTCGCTCGTGATCTGGAGACGCCCCTTCAAGACTCTGGAGTATGCACTCAAAGACTTGTTTTACCACGCAAAGGTGTATGCAAGGAAGTTGCTGGAGTGTCGCTGGACCGTTGGTCTCGTCGTGATGACGGTCGCAGTGCTGAGCCTTGCCTCGAACGTGCCCGGTGTACACCAGCGGTACTTGCATGAATTCTCCCGGCTGACGTGGTGGTACGGGTACTGGGTGGGTCTGGGGGTGCTTTCGTCCGTGGGTTTCGGGACGGGGTTGCACACGTTCGTGCTCTACCTGGGACCACACATAGTGTCTGTGGCACTGGCTGCACAGGAGTGCGGGGGCCTCAACTTCCCGGAGCCCCCATACCCGGATGAAATCGTCTGCCCGGATGTGGTGGATGAGCGCTGGGCCACCAGCTTCTGGAACATCATGGCGAAGGTGCGGTGGGAAGCCGTGGCGTGGGGGCTGGGCACGGCCCTGGGGGAGTTGCCTCCCTATTTCATGGCACGTGCCGCACGCCTCTCGGGGCAGAACCCGGACAACGATGATGAGCTGCGTGAATTCGAGGAACTCCAGCGCAAGAAGGACAACCCGGAGCTCATGACGTTCGTGGACCGCGCGAAGCTGTTTGTAGAGAACGTGGTCGACCGGGTAGGCTTCCTGGGGATCTTCGTGTGCGCATCTGTGCCTAACCCGTTGTTCGACCTTGCCGGCATCACCTGCGGCCACTTCCTGGTGCCATTTTGGACGTTCTTCGGGGCAACGGTGCTGGGGAAGGCTGTCGCGAAGGTGCACTTGCAGAAGGTGTTCGTGATCATGGCTTGTGATGAGCGCATCGTGGATGCCTTTCTGTCGCCGATGAGGCGCATCCCGTGGCTGCACGATGCCATCAAGAGAGTTCTGGCCAAGGAGAAGGCCAAGTACCACAAGACGCCCGGGGCGGAGGTTGTGTCTCAGGGGGGCAGCATCGTATCCAGCCTCTTTGAGAAGATTGTGATGGCCATGATCTTGTACTTTCTCGTCTCCATCATCAATTCCCTGGCACAGAATCACCACAAGAGGTTGATGAAAATGGCAGGCAAGAAGATGGCAAGTGACTGA
- the LOC134532191 gene encoding vacuole membrane protein 1 isoform X2, which translates to MAGTERLYARGDVEMMVGPKPEKNKLVDSANGSYSLHAKSNMRRKAADMQAEQRSLVIWRRPFKTLEYALKDLFYHAKVYARKLLECRWTVGLVVMTVAVLSLASNVPGVHQRYLHEFSRLTWWYGYWVGLGVLSSVGFGTGLHTFVLYLGPHIVSVALAAQECGGLNFPEPPYPDEIVCPDVVDERWATSFWNIMAKVRWEAVAWGLGTALGELPPYFMARAARLSGQNPDNDDELREFEELQRKKDNPELMTFVDRAKLFVENVVDRVGFLGIFVCASVPNPLFDLAGITCGHFLVPFWTFFGATVLGKAVAKVHLQKVFVIMACDERIVDAFLSPMRRIPWLHDAIKRVLAKEKAKYHKTPGAEVVSQGGSIVSSLFEKIVMAMILYFLVSIINSLAQNHHKRLMKMAGKKMASD; encoded by the exons ATGGCAGGCACCGAGAGGCTGTACGCCAGAGGAGACGTTGA GATGATGGTCGGTCCCAAGCCAGAAAAGAACAAACTGGTGGACTCTGCGAACGGAAGCTACTCTCTGCACGCAAAGAGCAACATGCGACGTAAGGCTGCGGATATGCAGGCAGAGCAGCGGTCGCTCGTGATCTGGAGACGCCCCTTCAAGACTCTGGAGTATGCACTCAAAGACTTGTTTTACCACGCAAAGGTGTATGCAAGGAAGTTGCTGGAGTGTCGCTGGACCGTTGGTCTCGTCGTGATGACGGTCGCAGTGCTGAGCCTTGCCTCGAACGTGCCCGGTGTACACCAGCGGTACTTGCATGAATTCTCCCGGCTGACGTGGTGGTACGGGTACTGGGTGGGTCTGGGGGTGCTTTCGTCCGTGGGTTTCGGGACGGGGTTGCACACGTTCGTGCTCTACCTGGGACCACACATAGTGTCTGTGGCACTGGCTGCACAGGAGTGCGGGGGCCTCAACTTCCCGGAGCCCCCATACCCGGATGAAATCGTCTGCCCGGATGTGGTGGATGAGCGCTGGGCCACCAGCTTCTGGAACATCATGGCGAAGGTGCGGTGGGAAGCCGTGGCGTGGGGGCTGGGCACGGCCCTGGGGGAGTTGCCTCCCTATTTCATGGCACGTGCCGCACGCCTCTCGGGGCAGAACCCGGACAACGATGATGAGCTGCGTGAATTCGAGGAACTCCAGCGCAAGAAGGACAACCCGGAGCTCATGACGTTCGTGGACCGCGCGAAGCTGTTTGTAGAGAACGTGGTCGACCGGGTAGGCTTCCTGGGGATCTTCGTGTGCGCATCTGTGCCTAACCCGTTGTTCGACCTTGCCGGCATCACCTGCGGCCACTTCCTGGTGCCATTTTGGACGTTCTTCGGGGCAACGGTGCTGGGGAAGGCTGTCGCGAAGGTGCACTTGCAGAAGGTGTTCGTGATCATGGCTTGTGATGAGCGCATCGTGGATGCCTTTCTGTCGCCGATGAGGCGCATCCCGTGGCTGCACGATGCCATCAAGAGAGTTCTGGCCAAGGAGAAGGCCAAGTACCACAAGACGCCCGGGGCGGAGGTTGTGTCTCAGGGGGGCAGCATCGTATCCAGCCTCTTTGAGAAGATTGTGATGGCCATGATCTTGTACTTTCTCGTCTCCATCATCAATTCCCTGGCACAGAATCACCACAAGAGGTTGATGAAAATGGCAGGCAAGAAGATGGCAAGTGACTGA
- the LOC134532191 gene encoding vacuole membrane protein 1 isoform X3, which produces MMMVGPKPEKNKLVDSANGSYSLHAKSNMRRKAADMQAEQRSLVIWRRPFKTLEYALKDLFYHAKVYARKLLECRWTVGLVVMTVAVLSLASNVPGVHQRYLHEFSRLTWWYGYWVGLGVLSSVGFGTGLHTFVLYLGPHIVSVALAAQECGGLNFPEPPYPDEIVCPDVVDERWATSFWNIMAKVRWEAVAWGLGTALGELPPYFMARAARLSGQNPDNDDELREFEELQRKKDNPELMTFVDRAKLFVENVVDRVGFLGIFVCASVPNPLFDLAGITCGHFLVPFWTFFGATVLGKAVAKVHLQKVFVIMACDERIVDAFLSPMRRIPWLHDAIKRVLAKEKAKYHKTPGAEVVSQGGSIVSSLFEKIVMAMILYFLVSIINSLAQNHHKRLMKMAGKKMASD; this is translated from the coding sequence GATGATGGTCGGTCCCAAGCCAGAAAAGAACAAACTGGTGGACTCTGCGAACGGAAGCTACTCTCTGCACGCAAAGAGCAACATGCGACGTAAGGCTGCGGATATGCAGGCAGAGCAGCGGTCGCTCGTGATCTGGAGACGCCCCTTCAAGACTCTGGAGTATGCACTCAAAGACTTGTTTTACCACGCAAAGGTGTATGCAAGGAAGTTGCTGGAGTGTCGCTGGACCGTTGGTCTCGTCGTGATGACGGTCGCAGTGCTGAGCCTTGCCTCGAACGTGCCCGGTGTACACCAGCGGTACTTGCATGAATTCTCCCGGCTGACGTGGTGGTACGGGTACTGGGTGGGTCTGGGGGTGCTTTCGTCCGTGGGTTTCGGGACGGGGTTGCACACGTTCGTGCTCTACCTGGGACCACACATAGTGTCTGTGGCACTGGCTGCACAGGAGTGCGGGGGCCTCAACTTCCCGGAGCCCCCATACCCGGATGAAATCGTCTGCCCGGATGTGGTGGATGAGCGCTGGGCCACCAGCTTCTGGAACATCATGGCGAAGGTGCGGTGGGAAGCCGTGGCGTGGGGGCTGGGCACGGCCCTGGGGGAGTTGCCTCCCTATTTCATGGCACGTGCCGCACGCCTCTCGGGGCAGAACCCGGACAACGATGATGAGCTGCGTGAATTCGAGGAACTCCAGCGCAAGAAGGACAACCCGGAGCTCATGACGTTCGTGGACCGCGCGAAGCTGTTTGTAGAGAACGTGGTCGACCGGGTAGGCTTCCTGGGGATCTTCGTGTGCGCATCTGTGCCTAACCCGTTGTTCGACCTTGCCGGCATCACCTGCGGCCACTTCCTGGTGCCATTTTGGACGTTCTTCGGGGCAACGGTGCTGGGGAAGGCTGTCGCGAAGGTGCACTTGCAGAAGGTGTTCGTGATCATGGCTTGTGATGAGCGCATCGTGGATGCCTTTCTGTCGCCGATGAGGCGCATCCCGTGGCTGCACGATGCCATCAAGAGAGTTCTGGCCAAGGAGAAGGCCAAGTACCACAAGACGCCCGGGGCGGAGGTTGTGTCTCAGGGGGGCAGCATCGTATCCAGCCTCTTTGAGAAGATTGTGATGGCCATGATCTTGTACTTTCTCGTCTCCATCATCAATTCCCTGGCACAGAATCACCACAAGAGGTTGATGAAAATGGCAGGCAAGAAGATGGCAAGTGACTGA
- the LOC134532191 gene encoding vacuole membrane protein 1 isoform X1 gives MTGREGARKHRKSRGQRNRMMVGPKPEKNKLVDSANGSYSLHAKSNMRRKAADMQAEQRSLVIWRRPFKTLEYALKDLFYHAKVYARKLLECRWTVGLVVMTVAVLSLASNVPGVHQRYLHEFSRLTWWYGYWVGLGVLSSVGFGTGLHTFVLYLGPHIVSVALAAQECGGLNFPEPPYPDEIVCPDVVDERWATSFWNIMAKVRWEAVAWGLGTALGELPPYFMARAARLSGQNPDNDDELREFEELQRKKDNPELMTFVDRAKLFVENVVDRVGFLGIFVCASVPNPLFDLAGITCGHFLVPFWTFFGATVLGKAVAKVHLQKVFVIMACDERIVDAFLSPMRRIPWLHDAIKRVLAKEKAKYHKTPGAEVVSQGGSIVSSLFEKIVMAMILYFLVSIINSLAQNHHKRLMKMAGKKMASD, from the coding sequence GATGATGGTCGGTCCCAAGCCAGAAAAGAACAAACTGGTGGACTCTGCGAACGGAAGCTACTCTCTGCACGCAAAGAGCAACATGCGACGTAAGGCTGCGGATATGCAGGCAGAGCAGCGGTCGCTCGTGATCTGGAGACGCCCCTTCAAGACTCTGGAGTATGCACTCAAAGACTTGTTTTACCACGCAAAGGTGTATGCAAGGAAGTTGCTGGAGTGTCGCTGGACCGTTGGTCTCGTCGTGATGACGGTCGCAGTGCTGAGCCTTGCCTCGAACGTGCCCGGTGTACACCAGCGGTACTTGCATGAATTCTCCCGGCTGACGTGGTGGTACGGGTACTGGGTGGGTCTGGGGGTGCTTTCGTCCGTGGGTTTCGGGACGGGGTTGCACACGTTCGTGCTCTACCTGGGACCACACATAGTGTCTGTGGCACTGGCTGCACAGGAGTGCGGGGGCCTCAACTTCCCGGAGCCCCCATACCCGGATGAAATCGTCTGCCCGGATGTGGTGGATGAGCGCTGGGCCACCAGCTTCTGGAACATCATGGCGAAGGTGCGGTGGGAAGCCGTGGCGTGGGGGCTGGGCACGGCCCTGGGGGAGTTGCCTCCCTATTTCATGGCACGTGCCGCACGCCTCTCGGGGCAGAACCCGGACAACGATGATGAGCTGCGTGAATTCGAGGAACTCCAGCGCAAGAAGGACAACCCGGAGCTCATGACGTTCGTGGACCGCGCGAAGCTGTTTGTAGAGAACGTGGTCGACCGGGTAGGCTTCCTGGGGATCTTCGTGTGCGCATCTGTGCCTAACCCGTTGTTCGACCTTGCCGGCATCACCTGCGGCCACTTCCTGGTGCCATTTTGGACGTTCTTCGGGGCAACGGTGCTGGGGAAGGCTGTCGCGAAGGTGCACTTGCAGAAGGTGTTCGTGATCATGGCTTGTGATGAGCGCATCGTGGATGCCTTTCTGTCGCCGATGAGGCGCATCCCGTGGCTGCACGATGCCATCAAGAGAGTTCTGGCCAAGGAGAAGGCCAAGTACCACAAGACGCCCGGGGCGGAGGTTGTGTCTCAGGGGGGCAGCATCGTATCCAGCCTCTTTGAGAAGATTGTGATGGCCATGATCTTGTACTTTCTCGTCTCCATCATCAATTCCCTGGCACAGAATCACCACAAGAGGTTGATGAAAATGGCAGGCAAGAAGATGGCAAGTGACTGA